The DNA sequence GAGCAGCTGTTCCCTCTTTTCACACCCTCTTTCTTGTCAGCCTTTTCACTTCTCTCCATTTTTCCTTGTTCCTGCCAGactttttttctcacattttttttcacccagTGCATTCAACTGTACTTCtgttctcctctttctcttctgtctctAAATTCTACCCTCTTAATTATAGTCTTTCCTGGTCTTTTGAGTTCAATTCACAAACTTTGCCTACGATTGAAATACACGAAAGGGAAAGCACAAACTAAAACATACAGAAATCAGGAAGCCACATTAGTGTGGTTTTGttaaatcaacattttcatACAGAAACCAAAACAAGTGTATTTCGTTCTGTAccttcagttttgttttaattctgtcactaaataaaacatttatgactattttgtgctgtgttcaggCAACTCCCAAAGCTCCCATTTGCTATGTAGCAGACATGTTGCACCAGTGTACACTTtcactctccttcccccctttcttATTTCATTCTCATGCTTCCCTccatttcccccctcctcctatTACGCTTTCCTCTCCTGAACTCCTCCCCCCTTCCGTAGCCACGTCTCCTGTCGTTCTGCGCGGAATGCTTCTGCCTTTCAGACACAGGGGTTCAGGTCTGTTCCGTCCACAAATTCACGTTTTAACACTTCAGCTTCCTGACTACCCAAAACAAAAGGTCTGACTGCTTAACCACGAGAACCCTAGACAGGAGGTTCACTGTCCCACCAGAAGCCAAGAATGGGCCCctttccatggcaaccaccaCTACGCACAGTCGGCTCGCTCGAACACACAATCACCtcacatatattttaatattatcatGGACTCTCCATTGTCATTAAAGGCCATGCCTTTGTCAAGCACTTGTCGATGGGTTTGGATGTGGGCTCATTGGTGCGGAGGGGATAGAAGGAACAAAatggggaaagacagagagacagttgaccatacagtaggctaccacactgcactgagagagaaagcgagagggaGGGGTAAAGGGGGAAAACGCCTTAGCCACATGTTCCCCTCTTTTGTCACAAAGCTACCGGTCTTCCTCTGTCCTTAccggtttttgttttatcagaTCGACTTGTAACTACAATTTATGAATGTGTAGGCTAAGGGTTAAGATCCCTCCGATTTAATCATATGTCTGGTGTATTCTATAGCTTAGTGTGTTATTGGAGCCTGCATATTCTTTCAAGGTCCGTTGCTATCTTGGGTTTTCGTCACCTACTCTTACTGACGAGAAATTTTCCATATTAGAACGAAATAAAGTCCTGAAATAGCCGTTACCTCCTTATGTAAAGGCTCATCACTCAATAAGAACAATGTTAATACAGACAGCTAATATGGTCCTACCACTTTTCTTTTGTGGCCACACtaattttctaaaatgtatgCTACAACATATCTTGCTAAATTTCCTTtgatttaaacatttacatttaaacaactGATCCTCAAGTAAAGGAACGAGAGATTCCGGAAAAACTCGACTACCCTTCAGTGGCTTACACCATACAGCATTTGGTCATCCTGAATCCTCGAACCCTTTAAGTCCCATGCAGTACTACGAATAGAATGTGGGTCAATTCCAGACTGCTTTTGgaatacacacagtacacacgtAGCCTGTAGTTTATCACTGAACATGCAACGGCAGGCCATTAGAATTTAAAACTCTTATTTACGCAATTGTCATGGAAATATAGGCCTATAATCAGCTATAAACATCAGACGTTTCTGCTCCAGGTTTATTTGAATTAAGCTACTACTTTTTACGACCGTAGGCTACAGCATTTCAAAACTATTGCTAGCCATTTTACTCTGGCAATAATAATGCTGATAAATGTTGTTGGCTACTTAGTGTCATTGTTATTTATCACGTGTTGCGACAGATAGTAGCCTAGTCAAGTCTACCCCATCAACTAAAATAGCATACATATCTACACCACAACAACAGTTTGGCTAAATTGACATTTCGTCCCGATGGAACAGAATACAGAGAATTTAATAGCCTACCTCACAGTCGTATAGATCCGTTAGCTGATCAATAATCCATTCTTCCAGGTTCAGTCTCTTTCTCAGTTCTTTTCGGTCATATTTCACGGTCACTCGTCCTTGTTTCCGTACTGGGGGTTCAGTTTCGTTGGTACCGGGAGGCGTTTGGAAATATACCCGAGGTTGTGGGCTTGATTCTGGGCTCGTTACCGCCGCCATAGTCCCCCGATATCTTCAGGAAGCACCGAGTGTTAATTTATAGGCTACACAATATTTCTTATCCGTTTCTAGTTGCAGTGAGCGgtttaaaatgtaacaatgcGATCTGCTATTGTCCCCTTCTTACAAACTTGCATGATATTTGTCAATTGTGAATATTTGTGTGCTGTGAATATTTTACTATGAATCttgtaaaaaatatacaaaaatcttgcgctatttttattttgtctcaaAGAATATAGGCTATAATAAGCTTCAGGTTGTTCAGTacgcaaaaaacaaaaaccagttaAACGATAATAACAATATGTTGAACCttgtgaaatatgtatttttccgTTGCTTTTCCTTTTAGTTATACGTTTAAAAAGTGGTCCGCAAGTGTTTATCTTGTTTGGGAATATTTTCCAGCCTCGTGCTTTCCTTTGCCttgagtaaaaaaagaaaaaactgctgGAAAGGTTTGTATTTCTGAGCTTGCAGATTTAGTTTGCTCCTTTGAATGAACGGTGAACAACTTGCCACgctacattaaaatgcaaaggaATAATAATAGATATATGCTGGTTATTTTGTACCGTTTAATAGGCAACGtatggtaaaaaaatatatataaataggcTATTGTTATTTCCTAACTTAAAACCTCGCTCCTACTCCgtctctttttgtctttcctcttcccctcttctcttcctcctgtgCCTCTTCGCTCTCTAAATGCTACTCTGTgactccctcctcctccacccccccaagcAGAGTCATGCACAACATCCCTTAAAACAGAAtagtaaaaacaaatttcagaaCGATAGAAGACGCCTACGCACAACGATAGAAGACGCTTTACATAATTCTCAAATAAAAAGCCTGTTTTCAAGATTTCCTTTTCAAGATTTATATATCTTCCTGAAATATGACTTGCTATCTGTACGTGTTACTCGgtctgccagcttgtgccatttGAATACAGATTGGTGCATAGGCTAATGTGCTTACAGATCATAATGACTGTCAGTGAAAtttcaatatgaaatatgaaaatagtaTATGAACAATAGTATAGATTgatctgtaaaaatgaaaaaaaaaaagataggaAGTAATTTTGGCGATGAAAACGTCTATCAGAAGTATTGACTAGGCTATTggattttatttggcaggaagAAAATGCTCTTTATGAGTGGTATTTATTATTGTCACGTAAATGCACAACATGTGCATGAACAACCAGTCTGCCTTCTTCAGACATACCTTAAAATTTACTGCAATTACTTTTAtccaatattttttcaaatataaattagttatttgtattttaatgaagtAGTTTCAATGTGATTTAAAGTCAACTTTTTCAGCATACTTTTCTCAGTGTGCTAACTGTCACAGACGCTCTTTGCAACCCTGATGTTTTTTGAAGTGTAACACGACTATGGCTATGGCTTGACAACACGTGACTTTTGTGCATGACTTCGCATTCGGGGAAaagttgtttttgtatttaaaatgcatccGCG is a window from the Anguilla anguilla isolate fAngAng1 chromosome 3, fAngAng1.pri, whole genome shotgun sequence genome containing:
- the ppp1r14bb gene encoding protein phosphatase 1, regulatory (inhibitor) subunit 14Bb, encoding MAAVTSPESSPQPRVYFQTPPGTNETEPPVRKQGRVTVKYDRKELRKRLNLEEWIIDQLTDLYDCEEEAIPELEIDVDELLDMPSDTDRASRVKDLLVDCYKPTDDFVAELLDKIRGMQKLSTPQKK